The Choloepus didactylus isolate mChoDid1 chromosome 13, mChoDid1.pri, whole genome shotgun sequence genome contains a region encoding:
- the SLC4A9 gene encoding anion exchange protein 4 isoform X9, producing MKPPGQDEFETPSAPANVPAGELNSSPCPDPSPGGPSDTDSKELRVPRDPLLFIQLNELLSWPHAVEWRETGRWVLFEEKLEVGANRWSIPHVPTLALPSLQKLRSLLAEGLVLLDCPAQNLLELVEQVTRVELLSPELRQQLQALLLQRPQHHIRTIGTRPCWGSSHSRETSHDEEDPLKEQHQNPLREKLPPEAEAGVVLAGELGFLAQPLGAFVRLRDPVVLGPLTEVPLPSRFFCLLLGPPMPGTGYHEMGRAVAVLLSDPQFQWSVRRVRNLHDLLTALDTFLQEVTVLPPGRWDPTARIPPPKCLPSQHKRPLSQLQEAKGPPDPHGPPAENRHSYGPYSPSLELQRTGRLFGGLVQDVHRKASWYPSDFLDALHPQCFSAVLYIYLATITNAITFGGLLGDATEGAQGLLESFLGTAVAGAAFCLMAGQPLTILSSTGPVLVFERLLFSFCRDHNLDYLPFRLWVGIWVATFCLVLVATEASVLVRYFTRFTEEGFCALISLIFIYDAMGKMLSLAHAYPIQRPASALARTPAYGCLCQFPGLGGNESQRTRMRPKDMDDILSMDLGLINASLLPPPECVQRGGYPRGPGCHTVPDIAFFSLLLFLTSFLFATALKHVKTSRFFPSVVRKALGDFSSVLAILLGCGLDAFLGLATPKLVVPREFKPTLTGRGWLVSPFGANPWWLSMAAALPALFLSILIFMDQQITAVILNRAEYRLQVRPPWKDFRPLDQGTEAPGWGLDSFPTPEDRWPRPGLVSSSLPQTLPAEGSWLPPGPLLCGCADAAHVGAWATLVCLSHCHLSGPHGQSSEREQSLCPWGASSLPGHQGAEAHGPGSVHPHGSLHLPGTCAQGLHFFLLVHPDARALWHLPIHGGSST from the exons ATGAAGCCGCCAGGCCAGGATGAGTTTGAAACCCCCAGTGCCCCTGCAAACGTTCCTGCAGGGGAGCTGAACAGCAGCCCTTGCCCAGACCCCAGCCCTGGTGGCCCCTCAGACACAGACAGCAAGGAACTACGGGTTCCCAGGGACCCTCTGCTCTTCATTCAGCTGAATGAACTGTTGAGCTGGCCCCACGCTGTGGAGTGGAGGGAAACAGGCAG GTGGGTTCTGTTTGAAGAGAAGCTGGAGGTAGGTGCAAACCGGTGGAGCATCCCCCATGTGCCCACCTTGGCGCTGCCCAGCCTTCAGAAGCTCCGCAGCCTCTTGGCTGAGGGCCTCGTACTGCTAGACTGTCCAGCTCAGAACCTCCTGGAGCTCGTGG AGCAGGTGACCAGGGTGGAGTTGCTGAGCCCAGAGCTGAGACAGCAGCTGCAGGCCTTGCTGCTGCAGAGACCCCAGCACCACATCCGGACCATAGGCACCAGGCCTTGCTGGG GATCTTCCCATTCAAGAGAGACTTCTCATGATGAGGAAGACCCCTTGAAGGAACAG CATCAGAATCCCCTGAGAGAGAAGCTGCCTCCTGAGGCTGAGGCAGGGGTTGTACTAGCAGGAGAGCTGGGCTTCCTGGCACAGCCACTGGGGGCCTTTGTGCGGCTGCGGGATCCAGTAGTGCTGGGACCCCTTACTGAGGTACCCCTCCCTAGCAG GTTTTTCTGCCTCCTGCTCGGCCCTCCCATGCCGGGAACAGGCTACCATGAGATGGGCCGTGCAGTTGCTGTCCTCCTCAGTGACCCG CAATTCCAGTGGTCAGTTCGTCGGGTCAGAAACCTTCATGATCTTCTGACAGCCCTGGATACCTTCCTACAGGAGGTGACGGTGCTCCCCCCAGGTCGGTGGGACCCGACGGCCCGGATTCCCCCGCCTAAATGTCTGCCTTCTCAGCACAAAAG GCCCCTCTCACAACTGCAGGAGGCCAAGGGGCCCCCGGACCCACATGGGCCCCCGGCTGAGAACAGACATAGCTATGGGCCATACTCACCCAGTCTGGAGTTGCAGAGGACAGGCAG GCTGTTTGGGGGCCTTGTCCAGGACGTGCACCGGAAGGCCTCTTGGTACCCCAGTGACTTCTTGGATGCTCTGCACCCCCAGTGCTTCTCGGCCGTGCTCTATATCTACCTAGCTACCATCACTAATGCTATCACTTTTGGAGGGCTGCTGGGAGATGCCACTGAAGGTGCCCAG GGGCTGCTGGAAAGTTTCCTGGGCACAGCAGTGGCTGGAGCTGCCTTCTGCCTGATGGCAGGCCAGCCCCTCACCATCCTCAGCAGCACCGGACCAGTGCTGGTCTTTGAGCGTCTGCTTTTCTCCTTCTGCAG AGATCACAACCTGGACTACCTGCCCTTCCGCCTGTGGGTGGGTATCTGGGTGGCCACCTTTTGCTTGGTGCTTGTGGCCACAGAGGCCAGCGTGTTGGTGCGCTATTTCACCCGCTTCACCGAAGAAGGCTTTTGCGCCCTCATCAGCCTCATCTTCATCTACGATGCCATGGGCAAAATGCTGAGCTTGGCCCATGCCTATCCCATCCAGAGGCCTGCCTCTGCCCTGGCAAGGACCCCCGCCTACGGCTGCCTCTGCCAGTTCCCAGGCCTAGGAG gaaatGAGTCTCAAAGGACAAGGATGAGGCCAAAAGATATGGATGACATCTTAAGCATG GACCTAGGCCTGATCAATGCATCCTTGCTGCCCCCACCTGAATGTGTCCAGCGGGGGGGCTACCCTCGTGGCCCCGGCTGTCATACGGTCCCAGACATCGccttcttttccctcctcctcttccttacCTCTTTCCTCTTTGCCACGGCCCTAAAGCATGTCAAGACCAGCCGCTTCTTCCCCTCTGTG GTGCGCAAGGCTCTCGGCGACTTCTCCTCAGTTCTGGCTATCCTGCTGGGCTGTGGCCTTGATGCCTTCCTGGGCCTAGCCACGCCAAAGCTTGTGGTGCCTAGAGAGTTCAAG CCCACGCTCACTGGGCGTGGTTGGCTAGTGTCACCTTTTGGAGCCAACCCCTGGTGGCTGAGTATGGCAGCGGCCCTGCCTGCCTTGTTCCTGTCTATTCTCATCTTCATGGACCAGCAAATCACGGCAGTCATCCTCAACCGTGCTGAATATAGACTGCAGGTAAGGCCTCCCTGGAAAGACTTTAGGCCCTTAGACCAAGGGACAGAAGCTCCAGGATGGGGTCTAGACTCCTTTCCCACACCAGAGGACAGATGGCCCAGGCCTGGGCTAGTTTCATCCTCATTGCCCCAAACATTACCTGCAGAAGGGAGCTGGCTTCCACCTGGACCTCTTCTGTGTGGCTGTGCTGATGCTGCTCACGTCGGCGCTTGGGCTACCCTGGTATGTCTCAGCCACTGTCATCTCTCTGGCCCACATGGACAGTCTTCGGAAAGAGAGCAGAGCCTGTGCCCCTGGGGAGCCTCCTCGCTTCCTGGGCATCAG GGAGCAGAGGCTCACGGGCCTGGTAGTGTTCATCCTCACGGGAGTCTCCATCTTCCTGGCACCTGTGCTCAAG GTCTCCACTTCTTTCTACTAGTTCATCCCGATGCCCGTGCTCTATGGCATCTTCCTATACATGGGGGTAGCAGCACTTAA
- the SLC4A9 gene encoding anion exchange protein 4 isoform X8, which yields MKPPGQDEFETPSAPANVPAGELNSSPCPDPSPGGPSDTDSKELRVPRDPLLFIQLNELLSWPHAVEWRETGRWVLFEEKLEVGANRWSIPHVPTLALPSLQKLRSLLAEGLVLLDCPAQNLLELVEQVTRVELLSPELRQQLQALLLQRPQHHIRTIGTRPCWGSSHSRETSHDEEDPLKEQHQNPLREKLPPEAEAGVVLAGELGFLAQPLGAFVRLRDPVVLGPLTEVPLPSRFFCLLLGPPMPGTGYHEMGRAVAVLLSDPQFQWSVRRVRNLHDLLTALDTFLQEVTVLPPGRWDPTARIPPPKCLPSQHKRPLSQLQEAKGPPDPHGPPAENRHSYGPYSPSLELQRTGRLFGGLVQDVHRKASWYPSDFLDALHPQCFSAVLYIYLATITNAITFGGLLGDATEGAQGLLESFLGTAVAGAAFCLMAGQPLTILSSTGPVLVFERLLFSFCRDHNLDYLPFRLWVGIWVATFCLVLVATEASVLVRYFTRFTEEGFCALISLIFIYDAMGKMLSLAHAYPIQRPASALARTPAYGCLCQFPGLGGNESQRTRMRPKDMDDILSMDLGLINASLLPPPECVQRGGYPRGPGCHTVPDIAFFSLLLFLTSFLFATALKHVKTSRFFPSVVRKALGDFSSVLAILLGCGLDAFLGLATPKLVVPREFKPTLTGRGWLVSPFGANPWWLSMAAALPALFLSILIFMDQQITAVILNRAEYRLQKGAGFHLDLFCVAVLMLLTSALGLPWYVSATVISLAHMDSLRKESRACAPGEPPRFLGIREQRLTGLVVFILTGVSIFLAPVLKFIPMPVLYGIFLYMGVAALNSIQFTKRVQLLLMPAKHQPDLLLLRHVPLNRVHLFTTIQLACLGLLWTIKSTPAAIIFPLMPWAVFYSCSC from the exons ATGAAGCCGCCAGGCCAGGATGAGTTTGAAACCCCCAGTGCCCCTGCAAACGTTCCTGCAGGGGAGCTGAACAGCAGCCCTTGCCCAGACCCCAGCCCTGGTGGCCCCTCAGACACAGACAGCAAGGAACTACGGGTTCCCAGGGACCCTCTGCTCTTCATTCAGCTGAATGAACTGTTGAGCTGGCCCCACGCTGTGGAGTGGAGGGAAACAGGCAG GTGGGTTCTGTTTGAAGAGAAGCTGGAGGTAGGTGCAAACCGGTGGAGCATCCCCCATGTGCCCACCTTGGCGCTGCCCAGCCTTCAGAAGCTCCGCAGCCTCTTGGCTGAGGGCCTCGTACTGCTAGACTGTCCAGCTCAGAACCTCCTGGAGCTCGTGG AGCAGGTGACCAGGGTGGAGTTGCTGAGCCCAGAGCTGAGACAGCAGCTGCAGGCCTTGCTGCTGCAGAGACCCCAGCACCACATCCGGACCATAGGCACCAGGCCTTGCTGGG GATCTTCCCATTCAAGAGAGACTTCTCATGATGAGGAAGACCCCTTGAAGGAACAG CATCAGAATCCCCTGAGAGAGAAGCTGCCTCCTGAGGCTGAGGCAGGGGTTGTACTAGCAGGAGAGCTGGGCTTCCTGGCACAGCCACTGGGGGCCTTTGTGCGGCTGCGGGATCCAGTAGTGCTGGGACCCCTTACTGAGGTACCCCTCCCTAGCAG GTTTTTCTGCCTCCTGCTCGGCCCTCCCATGCCGGGAACAGGCTACCATGAGATGGGCCGTGCAGTTGCTGTCCTCCTCAGTGACCCG CAATTCCAGTGGTCAGTTCGTCGGGTCAGAAACCTTCATGATCTTCTGACAGCCCTGGATACCTTCCTACAGGAGGTGACGGTGCTCCCCCCAGGTCGGTGGGACCCGACGGCCCGGATTCCCCCGCCTAAATGTCTGCCTTCTCAGCACAAAAG GCCCCTCTCACAACTGCAGGAGGCCAAGGGGCCCCCGGACCCACATGGGCCCCCGGCTGAGAACAGACATAGCTATGGGCCATACTCACCCAGTCTGGAGTTGCAGAGGACAGGCAG GCTGTTTGGGGGCCTTGTCCAGGACGTGCACCGGAAGGCCTCTTGGTACCCCAGTGACTTCTTGGATGCTCTGCACCCCCAGTGCTTCTCGGCCGTGCTCTATATCTACCTAGCTACCATCACTAATGCTATCACTTTTGGAGGGCTGCTGGGAGATGCCACTGAAGGTGCCCAG GGGCTGCTGGAAAGTTTCCTGGGCACAGCAGTGGCTGGAGCTGCCTTCTGCCTGATGGCAGGCCAGCCCCTCACCATCCTCAGCAGCACCGGACCAGTGCTGGTCTTTGAGCGTCTGCTTTTCTCCTTCTGCAG AGATCACAACCTGGACTACCTGCCCTTCCGCCTGTGGGTGGGTATCTGGGTGGCCACCTTTTGCTTGGTGCTTGTGGCCACAGAGGCCAGCGTGTTGGTGCGCTATTTCACCCGCTTCACCGAAGAAGGCTTTTGCGCCCTCATCAGCCTCATCTTCATCTACGATGCCATGGGCAAAATGCTGAGCTTGGCCCATGCCTATCCCATCCAGAGGCCTGCCTCTGCCCTGGCAAGGACCCCCGCCTACGGCTGCCTCTGCCAGTTCCCAGGCCTAGGAG gaaatGAGTCTCAAAGGACAAGGATGAGGCCAAAAGATATGGATGACATCTTAAGCATG GACCTAGGCCTGATCAATGCATCCTTGCTGCCCCCACCTGAATGTGTCCAGCGGGGGGGCTACCCTCGTGGCCCCGGCTGTCATACGGTCCCAGACATCGccttcttttccctcctcctcttccttacCTCTTTCCTCTTTGCCACGGCCCTAAAGCATGTCAAGACCAGCCGCTTCTTCCCCTCTGTG GTGCGCAAGGCTCTCGGCGACTTCTCCTCAGTTCTGGCTATCCTGCTGGGCTGTGGCCTTGATGCCTTCCTGGGCCTAGCCACGCCAAAGCTTGTGGTGCCTAGAGAGTTCAAG CCCACGCTCACTGGGCGTGGTTGGCTAGTGTCACCTTTTGGAGCCAACCCCTGGTGGCTGAGTATGGCAGCGGCCCTGCCTGCCTTGTTCCTGTCTATTCTCATCTTCATGGACCAGCAAATCACGGCAGTCATCCTCAACCGTGCTGAATATAGACTGCAG AAGGGAGCTGGCTTCCACCTGGACCTCTTCTGTGTGGCTGTGCTGATGCTGCTCACGTCGGCGCTTGGGCTACCCTGGTATGTCTCAGCCACTGTCATCTCTCTGGCCCACATGGACAGTCTTCGGAAAGAGAGCAGAGCCTGTGCCCCTGGGGAGCCTCCTCGCTTCCTGGGCATCAG GGAGCAGAGGCTCACGGGCCTGGTAGTGTTCATCCTCACGGGAGTCTCCATCTTCCTGGCACCTGTGCTCAAG TTCATCCCGATGCCCGTGCTCTATGGCATCTTCCTATACATGGGGGTAGCAGCACTTAACAGCATCCAG TTCACAAAGAGGGTGCAGCTATTGTTGATGCCAGCAAAACACCAGCCAGACCTGCTGCTCTTGCGGCATGTGCCTCTGAACAGGGTCCACCTCTTCACAACCATACAGCTTGCCTGCCTGGGTCTACTTTGGACAATCAAGTCTACCCCTGCAGCCATCATCTTCCCCCTTATG CCCTGGGCTGTATTTTATTCCTGCAGCTGCTGA
- the SLC4A9 gene encoding anion exchange protein 4 isoform X10, protein MKPPGQDEFETPSAPANVPAGELNSSPCPDPSPGGPSDTDSKELRVPRDPLLFIQLNELLSWPHAVEWRETGRWVLFEEKLEVGANRWSIPHVPTLALPSLQKLRSLLAEGLVLLDCPAQNLLELVEQVTRVELLSPELRQQLQALLLQRPQHHIRTIGTRPCWGSSHSRETSHDEEDPLKEQHQNPLREKLPPEAEAGVVLAGELGFLAQPLGAFVRLRDPVVLGPLTEVPLPSRFFCLLLGPPMPGTGYHEMGRAVAVLLSDPQFQWSVRRVRNLHDLLTALDTFLQEVTVLPPGRWDPTARIPPPKCLPSQHKRPLSQLQEAKGPPDPHGPPAENRHSYGPYSPSLELQRTGRLFGGLVQDVHRKASWYPSDFLDALHPQCFSAVLYIYLATITNAITFGGLLGDATEGAQGLLESFLGTAVAGAAFCLMAGQPLTILSSTGPVLVFERLLFSFCRDHNLDYLPFRLWVGIWVATFCLVLVATEASVLVRYFTRFTEEGFCALISLIFIYDAMGKMLSLAHAYPIQRPASALARTPAYGCLCQFPGLGGNESQRTRMRPKDMDDILSMHVKTSRFFPSVPTLTGRGWLVSPFGANPWWLSMAAALPALFLSILIFMDQQITAVILNRAEYRLQKGAGFHLDLFCVAVLMLLTSALGLPWYVSATVISLAHMDSLRKESRACAPGEPPRFLGIREQRLTGLVVFILTGVSIFLAPVLKFIPMPVLYGIFLYMGVAALNSIQFTKRVQLLLMPAKHQPDLLLLRHVPLNRVHLFTTIQLACLGLLWTIKSTPAAIIFPLMVSKLLSLVGVRKALEWVFSQQELLWLDELMAEEGKSIPEKRLDPEHSFSGSDNEDSELMYQPKAPEINISVN, encoded by the exons ATGAAGCCGCCAGGCCAGGATGAGTTTGAAACCCCCAGTGCCCCTGCAAACGTTCCTGCAGGGGAGCTGAACAGCAGCCCTTGCCCAGACCCCAGCCCTGGTGGCCCCTCAGACACAGACAGCAAGGAACTACGGGTTCCCAGGGACCCTCTGCTCTTCATTCAGCTGAATGAACTGTTGAGCTGGCCCCACGCTGTGGAGTGGAGGGAAACAGGCAG GTGGGTTCTGTTTGAAGAGAAGCTGGAGGTAGGTGCAAACCGGTGGAGCATCCCCCATGTGCCCACCTTGGCGCTGCCCAGCCTTCAGAAGCTCCGCAGCCTCTTGGCTGAGGGCCTCGTACTGCTAGACTGTCCAGCTCAGAACCTCCTGGAGCTCGTGG AGCAGGTGACCAGGGTGGAGTTGCTGAGCCCAGAGCTGAGACAGCAGCTGCAGGCCTTGCTGCTGCAGAGACCCCAGCACCACATCCGGACCATAGGCACCAGGCCTTGCTGGG GATCTTCCCATTCAAGAGAGACTTCTCATGATGAGGAAGACCCCTTGAAGGAACAG CATCAGAATCCCCTGAGAGAGAAGCTGCCTCCTGAGGCTGAGGCAGGGGTTGTACTAGCAGGAGAGCTGGGCTTCCTGGCACAGCCACTGGGGGCCTTTGTGCGGCTGCGGGATCCAGTAGTGCTGGGACCCCTTACTGAGGTACCCCTCCCTAGCAG GTTTTTCTGCCTCCTGCTCGGCCCTCCCATGCCGGGAACAGGCTACCATGAGATGGGCCGTGCAGTTGCTGTCCTCCTCAGTGACCCG CAATTCCAGTGGTCAGTTCGTCGGGTCAGAAACCTTCATGATCTTCTGACAGCCCTGGATACCTTCCTACAGGAGGTGACGGTGCTCCCCCCAGGTCGGTGGGACCCGACGGCCCGGATTCCCCCGCCTAAATGTCTGCCTTCTCAGCACAAAAG GCCCCTCTCACAACTGCAGGAGGCCAAGGGGCCCCCGGACCCACATGGGCCCCCGGCTGAGAACAGACATAGCTATGGGCCATACTCACCCAGTCTGGAGTTGCAGAGGACAGGCAG GCTGTTTGGGGGCCTTGTCCAGGACGTGCACCGGAAGGCCTCTTGGTACCCCAGTGACTTCTTGGATGCTCTGCACCCCCAGTGCTTCTCGGCCGTGCTCTATATCTACCTAGCTACCATCACTAATGCTATCACTTTTGGAGGGCTGCTGGGAGATGCCACTGAAGGTGCCCAG GGGCTGCTGGAAAGTTTCCTGGGCACAGCAGTGGCTGGAGCTGCCTTCTGCCTGATGGCAGGCCAGCCCCTCACCATCCTCAGCAGCACCGGACCAGTGCTGGTCTTTGAGCGTCTGCTTTTCTCCTTCTGCAG AGATCACAACCTGGACTACCTGCCCTTCCGCCTGTGGGTGGGTATCTGGGTGGCCACCTTTTGCTTGGTGCTTGTGGCCACAGAGGCCAGCGTGTTGGTGCGCTATTTCACCCGCTTCACCGAAGAAGGCTTTTGCGCCCTCATCAGCCTCATCTTCATCTACGATGCCATGGGCAAAATGCTGAGCTTGGCCCATGCCTATCCCATCCAGAGGCCTGCCTCTGCCCTGGCAAGGACCCCCGCCTACGGCTGCCTCTGCCAGTTCCCAGGCCTAGGAG gaaatGAGTCTCAAAGGACAAGGATGAGGCCAAAAGATATGGATGACATCTTAAGCATG CATGTCAAGACCAGCCGCTTCTTCCCCTCTGTG CCCACGCTCACTGGGCGTGGTTGGCTAGTGTCACCTTTTGGAGCCAACCCCTGGTGGCTGAGTATGGCAGCGGCCCTGCCTGCCTTGTTCCTGTCTATTCTCATCTTCATGGACCAGCAAATCACGGCAGTCATCCTCAACCGTGCTGAATATAGACTGCAG AAGGGAGCTGGCTTCCACCTGGACCTCTTCTGTGTGGCTGTGCTGATGCTGCTCACGTCGGCGCTTGGGCTACCCTGGTATGTCTCAGCCACTGTCATCTCTCTGGCCCACATGGACAGTCTTCGGAAAGAGAGCAGAGCCTGTGCCCCTGGGGAGCCTCCTCGCTTCCTGGGCATCAG GGAGCAGAGGCTCACGGGCCTGGTAGTGTTCATCCTCACGGGAGTCTCCATCTTCCTGGCACCTGTGCTCAAG TTCATCCCGATGCCCGTGCTCTATGGCATCTTCCTATACATGGGGGTAGCAGCACTTAACAGCATCCAG TTCACAAAGAGGGTGCAGCTATTGTTGATGCCAGCAAAACACCAGCCAGACCTGCTGCTCTTGCGGCATGTGCCTCTGAACAGGGTCCACCTCTTCACAACCATACAGCTTGCCTGCCTGGGTCTACTTTGGACAATCAAGTCTACCCCTGCAGCCATCATCTTCCCCCTTATGGTGTCTAAG CTGCTGAGCCTGGTGGGGGTGCGGAAGGCACTGGAGTGGGTCTTCTCACAGCAGGAACTCCTCTGGCTGGATGAACTGATGGCAGAGGAGGGGAAGAGCATCCCTGAGAAGAGGCTAGATCCAGAGCACTCATTCAGTGGAAGTGACAATGAGGAT TCAGAGCTGATGTATCAGCCAAAGGCTCCAGAAATCAACATCTCTGTGAATTAG
- the SLC4A9 gene encoding anion exchange protein 4 isoform X2 encodes MKPPGQDEFETPSAPANVPAGELNSSPCPDPSPGGPSDTDSKELRVPRDPLLFIQLNELLSWPHAVEWRETGRWVLFEEKLEVGANRWSIPHVPTLALPSLQKLRSLLAEGLVLLDCPAQNLLELVEQVTRVELLSPELRQQLQALLLQRPQHHIRTIGTRPCWGSSHSRETSHDEEDPLKEQHQNPLREKLPPEAEAGVVLAGELGFLAQPLGAFVRLRDPVVLGPLTEVPLPSRFFCLLLGPPMPGTGYHEMGRAVAVLLSDPQFQWSVRRVRNLHDLLTALDTFLQEVTVLPPGRWDPTARIPPPKCLPSQHKRPLSQLQEAKGPPDPHGPPAENRHSYGPYSPSLELQRTGRLFGGLVQDVHRKASWYPSDFLDALHPQCFSAVLYIYLATITNAITFGGLLGDATEGAQGLLESFLGTAVAGAAFCLMAGQPLTILSSTGPVLVFERLLFSFCRDHNLDYLPFRLWVGIWVATFCLVLVATEASVLVRYFTRFTEEGFCALISLIFIYDAMGKMLSLAHAYPIQRPASALARTPAYGCLCQFPGLGGNESQRTRMRPKDMDDILSMDLGLINASLLPPPECVQRGGYPRGPGCHTVPDIAFFSLLLFLTSFLFATALKHVKTSRFFPSVVRKALGDFSSVLAILLGCGLDAFLGLATPKLVVPREFKPTLTGRGWLVSPFGANPWWLSMAAALPALFLSILIFMDQQITAVILNRAEYRLQKGAGFHLDLFCVAVLMLLTSALGLPWYVSATVISLAHMDSLRKESRACAPGEPPRFLGIREQRLTGLVVFILTGVSIFLAPVLKFIPMPVLYGIFLYMGVAALNSIQFTKRVQLLLMPAKHQPDLLLLRHVPLNRVHLFTTIQLACLGLLWTIKSTPAAIIFPLMLLSLVGVRKALEWVFSQQELLWLDELMAEEGKSIPEKRLDPEHSFSGSDNEDSELMYQPKAPEINISVN; translated from the exons ATGAAGCCGCCAGGCCAGGATGAGTTTGAAACCCCCAGTGCCCCTGCAAACGTTCCTGCAGGGGAGCTGAACAGCAGCCCTTGCCCAGACCCCAGCCCTGGTGGCCCCTCAGACACAGACAGCAAGGAACTACGGGTTCCCAGGGACCCTCTGCTCTTCATTCAGCTGAATGAACTGTTGAGCTGGCCCCACGCTGTGGAGTGGAGGGAAACAGGCAG GTGGGTTCTGTTTGAAGAGAAGCTGGAGGTAGGTGCAAACCGGTGGAGCATCCCCCATGTGCCCACCTTGGCGCTGCCCAGCCTTCAGAAGCTCCGCAGCCTCTTGGCTGAGGGCCTCGTACTGCTAGACTGTCCAGCTCAGAACCTCCTGGAGCTCGTGG AGCAGGTGACCAGGGTGGAGTTGCTGAGCCCAGAGCTGAGACAGCAGCTGCAGGCCTTGCTGCTGCAGAGACCCCAGCACCACATCCGGACCATAGGCACCAGGCCTTGCTGGG GATCTTCCCATTCAAGAGAGACTTCTCATGATGAGGAAGACCCCTTGAAGGAACAG CATCAGAATCCCCTGAGAGAGAAGCTGCCTCCTGAGGCTGAGGCAGGGGTTGTACTAGCAGGAGAGCTGGGCTTCCTGGCACAGCCACTGGGGGCCTTTGTGCGGCTGCGGGATCCAGTAGTGCTGGGACCCCTTACTGAGGTACCCCTCCCTAGCAG GTTTTTCTGCCTCCTGCTCGGCCCTCCCATGCCGGGAACAGGCTACCATGAGATGGGCCGTGCAGTTGCTGTCCTCCTCAGTGACCCG CAATTCCAGTGGTCAGTTCGTCGGGTCAGAAACCTTCATGATCTTCTGACAGCCCTGGATACCTTCCTACAGGAGGTGACGGTGCTCCCCCCAGGTCGGTGGGACCCGACGGCCCGGATTCCCCCGCCTAAATGTCTGCCTTCTCAGCACAAAAG GCCCCTCTCACAACTGCAGGAGGCCAAGGGGCCCCCGGACCCACATGGGCCCCCGGCTGAGAACAGACATAGCTATGGGCCATACTCACCCAGTCTGGAGTTGCAGAGGACAGGCAG GCTGTTTGGGGGCCTTGTCCAGGACGTGCACCGGAAGGCCTCTTGGTACCCCAGTGACTTCTTGGATGCTCTGCACCCCCAGTGCTTCTCGGCCGTGCTCTATATCTACCTAGCTACCATCACTAATGCTATCACTTTTGGAGGGCTGCTGGGAGATGCCACTGAAGGTGCCCAG GGGCTGCTGGAAAGTTTCCTGGGCACAGCAGTGGCTGGAGCTGCCTTCTGCCTGATGGCAGGCCAGCCCCTCACCATCCTCAGCAGCACCGGACCAGTGCTGGTCTTTGAGCGTCTGCTTTTCTCCTTCTGCAG AGATCACAACCTGGACTACCTGCCCTTCCGCCTGTGGGTGGGTATCTGGGTGGCCACCTTTTGCTTGGTGCTTGTGGCCACAGAGGCCAGCGTGTTGGTGCGCTATTTCACCCGCTTCACCGAAGAAGGCTTTTGCGCCCTCATCAGCCTCATCTTCATCTACGATGCCATGGGCAAAATGCTGAGCTTGGCCCATGCCTATCCCATCCAGAGGCCTGCCTCTGCCCTGGCAAGGACCCCCGCCTACGGCTGCCTCTGCCAGTTCCCAGGCCTAGGAG gaaatGAGTCTCAAAGGACAAGGATGAGGCCAAAAGATATGGATGACATCTTAAGCATG GACCTAGGCCTGATCAATGCATCCTTGCTGCCCCCACCTGAATGTGTCCAGCGGGGGGGCTACCCTCGTGGCCCCGGCTGTCATACGGTCCCAGACATCGccttcttttccctcctcctcttccttacCTCTTTCCTCTTTGCCACGGCCCTAAAGCATGTCAAGACCAGCCGCTTCTTCCCCTCTGTG GTGCGCAAGGCTCTCGGCGACTTCTCCTCAGTTCTGGCTATCCTGCTGGGCTGTGGCCTTGATGCCTTCCTGGGCCTAGCCACGCCAAAGCTTGTGGTGCCTAGAGAGTTCAAG CCCACGCTCACTGGGCGTGGTTGGCTAGTGTCACCTTTTGGAGCCAACCCCTGGTGGCTGAGTATGGCAGCGGCCCTGCCTGCCTTGTTCCTGTCTATTCTCATCTTCATGGACCAGCAAATCACGGCAGTCATCCTCAACCGTGCTGAATATAGACTGCAG AAGGGAGCTGGCTTCCACCTGGACCTCTTCTGTGTGGCTGTGCTGATGCTGCTCACGTCGGCGCTTGGGCTACCCTGGTATGTCTCAGCCACTGTCATCTCTCTGGCCCACATGGACAGTCTTCGGAAAGAGAGCAGAGCCTGTGCCCCTGGGGAGCCTCCTCGCTTCCTGGGCATCAG GGAGCAGAGGCTCACGGGCCTGGTAGTGTTCATCCTCACGGGAGTCTCCATCTTCCTGGCACCTGTGCTCAAG TTCATCCCGATGCCCGTGCTCTATGGCATCTTCCTATACATGGGGGTAGCAGCACTTAACAGCATCCAG TTCACAAAGAGGGTGCAGCTATTGTTGATGCCAGCAAAACACCAGCCAGACCTGCTGCTCTTGCGGCATGTGCCTCTGAACAGGGTCCACCTCTTCACAACCATACAGCTTGCCTGCCTGGGTCTACTTTGGACAATCAAGTCTACCCCTGCAGCCATCATCTTCCCCCTTATG CTGCTGAGCCTGGTGGGGGTGCGGAAGGCACTGGAGTGGGTCTTCTCACAGCAGGAACTCCTCTGGCTGGATGAACTGATGGCAGAGGAGGGGAAGAGCATCCCTGAGAAGAGGCTAGATCCAGAGCACTCATTCAGTGGAAGTGACAATGAGGAT TCAGAGCTGATGTATCAGCCAAAGGCTCCAGAAATCAACATCTCTGTGAATTAG